One Cryptomeria japonica chromosome 9, Sugi_1.0, whole genome shotgun sequence genomic window carries:
- the LOC131063657 gene encoding probable pectinesterase 15 encodes MSKRVVNLHSFLAALMWVSFYLSKESFQYAMAEYVNSSYIRESKMIRPPRAAAAKSITENGQCDITIIQIVVDQSGAGNYTTVQEAINSVSDNSTQRTIINIKAGTYVEKVTISLTTANISLHGEGAGNTHIQWNDTAATSGDTPNSASLSIDAPDFIAKDISFHNTAAFQGVQAVAVRVAGDRSAFYRCSFIGQQDTLYDVSGRHYFEQCYIEGKVDFIFGNGQSLYKGCQINSTTDASYGGYITAQGRNTSADESTGYSFVDCSIVGTGPTYLGRAWGNYARVIFSYTKMADIINPQGWKSSHEAVIGKKIRVWVS; translated from the exons atGAGCAAGAGGGTTGTCAATTTGCACAGTTTTCTTGCTGCATTAATGTGGGTTTCATTCTATTTAAGTAAAGAAAGCTTTCAGTATGCAATGGCAGAATATGTTAATTCATCTTACATAAGAGAGAGTAAAATGATCAGGCCCCCAAGAGCAGCAGCAGCAAAATCAATTACAGAAAATGGTCAATGTGATATCACAATTATTCAAATTGTTGTGGATCAATCTGGAGCTGGAAATTACACCACAGTGCAGGAGGCAATAAATTCTGTGTCTGACAACAGTACACAAAGGACTATCATAAACATCAAGGCAGGCACATATGT AGAAAAGGTAACTATTAGTTTAACCACAGCAAATATCAGCTTACATGGAGAAGGAGCAGGCAATACACATATTCAATGGAATGACACAGCTGCAACTTCTGGGGACACTCCAAACAGTGCATCACTTTCTATTGATGCCCCAGACTTCATTGCTAAAGACATCAGCTTTCAC AATACTGCTGCGTTCCAAGGAGTACAAGCTGTAGCGGTGAGAGTTGCAGGGGATAGATCTGCATTTTACAGATGCAGCTTTATTGGGCAACAAGACACTCTTTATGATGTGTCAGGACGCCACTATTTTGAGCAATGTTATATAGAAGGGAAGGTAGATTTCATATTTGGAAATGGCCAATCTCTTTACAAG GGATGTCAGATCAATTCCACTACAGATGCTTCTTACGGCGGTTATATTACAGCACAAGGTCGTAATACAAGTGCAGATGAAAGCACTGGATATTCTTTTGTCGATTGTTCCATTGTAGGAACTGGACCAACATATTTAGGCCGAGCATGGGGAAACTATGCCCGTGTAATATTTTCCTACACAAAAATGGCAGACATCATTAATCCTCAAGGCTG GAAATCGTCTCATGAAGCTGTTATAGGAAAAAAAATTAGGGTATGGGTTTCGTGA